A stretch of Saccharothrix texasensis DNA encodes these proteins:
- a CDS encoding helix-turn-helix domain-containing protein: MADLKKGARITGATRDKLAADLKKKYEKGASIRALAESTGRSYGFVHRVLSESGVQLRGRGGATRTKKK; encoded by the coding sequence GTGGCTGACCTGAAGAAGGGCGCCCGGATCACCGGCGCCACGCGGGACAAGCTGGCCGCTGACCTGAAGAAGAAGTACGAAAAGGGCGCGAGCATCCGGGCGTTGGCCGAGTCCACCGGGCGCTCCTACGGCTTCGTGCACCGGGTTCTCAGCGAGTCCGGTGTGCAGCTGCGCGGTCGCGGTGGCGCCACCCGCACGAAGAAGAAGTAA
- a CDS encoding MASE1 domain-containing protein, giving the protein MQLSPRLGRYALHVVLVAAGYYAGALVGLLQALVNDQVTPLWPPTGVAVLALLLGGLKMWPGIALGAFVANSTLSDLGATVLITAGNTIGPVVAYLLLRRAGFQPAMDRARDALALVLLGGLVGMAVSATIGAGTLLVTGVIDGGLFWSTWTVWWTGDALGVLVFVPIVLAFRSFRLRGHTARRWAEAAALLASTAVVMAVASTHDLRLMYLVFPFLIWAALRFQHLGTAPCALVASTLAARGAARSTGPFADLDLPVRMVTLQAFNGTAVLTALLLSAVISERNAAREAIERTVTQLAGVVARHQPLALGDLLPPERREKR; this is encoded by the coding sequence GTGCAGCTCTCGCCTCGGCTCGGCCGGTACGCGCTCCACGTCGTCCTCGTCGCGGCTGGTTACTACGCGGGCGCGCTGGTCGGTCTCCTCCAAGCACTCGTCAACGACCAGGTGACGCCGCTGTGGCCGCCTACCGGTGTCGCGGTGCTCGCGCTCCTGCTGGGCGGGTTGAAGATGTGGCCGGGCATCGCGCTGGGCGCGTTCGTGGCCAACTCGACGCTCTCCGACCTCGGCGCGACGGTCCTCATCACCGCCGGCAACACGATCGGTCCCGTGGTCGCCTACCTCCTGCTGAGGAGAGCGGGCTTCCAGCCGGCGATGGACCGCGCGCGTGACGCGCTCGCCCTGGTCTTGTTGGGCGGGCTCGTGGGCATGGCGGTCAGCGCCACGATCGGCGCGGGCACGTTGCTGGTGACGGGTGTCATCGACGGCGGGCTGTTCTGGTCGACGTGGACGGTGTGGTGGACCGGTGACGCGCTGGGTGTGCTGGTGTTCGTGCCGATCGTCCTGGCGTTCCGCTCGTTCCGGTTGCGCGGCCACACCGCGCGCCGGTGGGCGGAGGCTGCCGCGTTGTTGGCGAGCACGGCGGTGGTGATGGCCGTGGCGAGCACGCACGATTTGCGGCTGATGTACCTGGTGTTCCCGTTCCTGATCTGGGCGGCGCTGCGCTTCCAGCACCTGGGCACGGCGCCGTGCGCGTTGGTCGCGTCGACCCTGGCGGCGCGGGGCGCGGCGCGCAGCACGGGTCCGTTCGCCGATCTGGACCTGCCGGTGCGGATGGTGACGCTCCAGGCGTTCAACGGGACGGCGGTGTTGACGGCGTTGCTGTTGTCGGCGGTGATCTCGGAGCGCAACGCGGCGCGTGAGGCGATCGAGCGGACGGTGACGCAGTTGGCGGGTGTGGTGGCGCGGCACCAGCCGCTGGCGCTGGGCGACCTGCTGCCGCCGGAGCGGCGGGAGAAGCGCTAG
- a CDS encoding ABC-F family ATP-binding cassette domain-containing protein, with product MITATDLELRAGSRILLSDATLRVQSGDRIGLVGRNGAGKTTSLRVLAGEGQPYAGEVRRTGELGYLPQDPREGDLSVIAKDRVLSARGLDQLLRDMEKMQSTMAELVDDTELQAAVRKYGRLEERFAALGGYAAESEAARICANLGLAERVLAQPLRTLSGGQRRRVELARILFAASEGGVGTKSSTILLIDEPTNHLDADSIAWLRGFLKSHEGGLVVISHDVELLDDVVNKVWFLDATRGEVDIYNMGWKKYLEARAADEKRRRRERANAEKKAGALMAQADKMRAKATKAVAAQNMARRAEKLLSGLEDTRQADKVAKIRFPQPATCGRTPLTAEGLSKSYGSLEVFSGVDLAIDRGSRVVILGLNGAGKTTLLRLIGSMERPDSGEVIAGHGLKLGYFAQEHETLDHEATVWQNIRHAAPDTPEQQLRSLLGTFLFSGEQLEQPAGTLSGGEKTRLALAGLVSSAANVLLLDEPTNNLDPASREQVLDALRRYEGAVVLVTHDPGAVEALEPERVILLPDGTEDHWSQEYLELVQLA from the coding sequence TTGATCACCGCAACCGATCTCGAGTTGCGCGCGGGCTCGCGCATCCTGCTGTCCGACGCCACCCTCCGCGTCCAGTCCGGCGACCGCATCGGCCTCGTCGGCCGCAACGGCGCGGGCAAGACCACGTCCCTGCGCGTCCTCGCGGGCGAGGGCCAGCCGTACGCGGGCGAGGTCCGCCGCACCGGCGAGCTCGGCTACCTGCCCCAGGACCCGCGCGAAGGCGACCTGTCGGTCATCGCCAAGGACCGCGTGCTCTCCGCACGAGGCCTGGACCAGCTCCTCCGCGACATGGAGAAGATGCAGTCCACGATGGCCGAGCTGGTCGACGACACCGAACTGCAGGCCGCCGTCCGCAAGTACGGCCGCCTCGAAGAGCGGTTCGCCGCCCTCGGCGGGTACGCGGCCGAGAGCGAAGCCGCCCGCATCTGCGCGAACCTCGGCCTGGCCGAGCGGGTGCTCGCCCAGCCGCTGCGCACCCTGTCCGGCGGGCAACGCCGCCGCGTCGAGCTGGCCCGCATCCTGTTCGCCGCCTCCGAAGGCGGCGTCGGCACGAAGTCCAGCACGATCCTGCTGATCGACGAGCCGACCAACCACCTCGACGCCGACTCCATCGCCTGGCTGCGCGGGTTCCTCAAGTCGCACGAAGGCGGCCTGGTCGTGATCAGCCACGACGTCGAGCTGCTCGACGACGTGGTCAACAAGGTGTGGTTCCTCGACGCGACGCGCGGCGAGGTCGACATCTACAACATGGGCTGGAAGAAGTACCTCGAAGCGCGCGCCGCCGACGAGAAGCGCCGCCGGCGCGAGCGCGCCAACGCGGAGAAGAAGGCCGGCGCGCTCATGGCGCAGGCCGACAAGATGCGCGCGAAGGCCACCAAGGCGGTCGCCGCGCAGAACATGGCCCGCCGCGCCGAGAAGCTGCTGTCCGGCCTGGAGGACACCCGCCAGGCGGACAAGGTCGCCAAGATCCGCTTCCCGCAGCCCGCCACGTGCGGCAGGACGCCGTTGACCGCCGAAGGCCTGAGCAAGTCGTACGGCTCGCTGGAGGTCTTCAGCGGTGTCGACCTGGCCATCGACCGCGGCTCACGCGTGGTCATCCTCGGGCTGAACGGCGCCGGCAAGACCACGTTGCTGCGGCTGATCGGCTCGATGGAACGCCCCGACAGCGGCGAGGTGATCGCCGGCCACGGCCTCAAGCTCGGCTACTTCGCCCAGGAGCACGAGACGCTCGACCACGAGGCCACGGTCTGGCAGAACATCCGCCACGCCGCCCCGGACACGCCCGAACAGCAGCTGCGCTCGCTGCTCGGCACGTTCCTGTTCAGCGGTGAACAGCTCGAACAGCCCGCCGGCACGCTGTCAGGTGGCGAGAAGACCCGGTTGGCGCTCGCCGGCCTCGTGTCGAGCGCGGCGAACGTGCTGCTGCTGGACGAGCCGACGAACAACCTCGACCCCGCCAGCCGCGAACAGGTGCTCGACGCGCTGCGGCGGTACGAGGGCGCGGTCGTCCTCGTCACGCACGACCCCGGCGCGGTAGAGGCCCTTGAGCCCGAGCGGGTGATCCTGCTGCCCGACGGCACCGAGGATCACTGGTCCCAGGAGTACCTGGAACTCGTGCAGTTGGCCTGA
- a CDS encoding acVLRF1 family peptidyl-tRNA hydrolase → MSKVWPVSGGGRAVEVPPERLTGWFARFAARHGGVVTTSVTPGRCLVTAADGTTASVAAAFGEFTPGSESEGLVLDALLAHALAPRRIGLLLVRLGGHSIGVAQDGVVLVSTTDSHQVHGRNKAGGWSQQRYARRREGQARVALQAAADDAARVLAPPARLGELDAVVLGGDRQALEALRGDRRLGEVFALASPRVLDVPEPRRAVLDEAAERARAVEVVVRETPRNS, encoded by the coding sequence GTGAGCAAGGTCTGGCCCGTCTCCGGCGGCGGCCGGGCGGTCGAGGTGCCGCCCGAACGCCTGACCGGGTGGTTCGCGCGGTTCGCCGCACGGCACGGCGGGGTGGTCACCACCTCGGTGACCCCCGGTCGTTGCCTGGTCACGGCGGCGGACGGGACCACGGCCTCGGTGGCCGCCGCGTTCGGTGAATTCACCCCCGGGAGTGAGTCCGAAGGTCTGGTGCTCGACGCGTTGCTGGCCCACGCGCTCGCGCCCCGCCGGATCGGGCTGCTGCTGGTGCGGCTCGGCGGGCACAGCATCGGGGTGGCGCAGGACGGCGTCGTGCTCGTGTCGACCACCGACAGTCACCAGGTGCACGGGCGCAACAAGGCGGGCGGGTGGTCGCAGCAGCGGTACGCGCGGCGCCGGGAAGGGCAGGCCCGGGTCGCCCTCCAGGCGGCGGCCGACGACGCGGCGAGGGTGCTGGCGCCTCCGGCTCGGCTCGGCGAGCTGGACGCGGTCGTGCTCGGCGGCGACCGCCAGGCGTTGGAGGCACTGCGGGGTGACCGTCGACTGGGGGAGGTGTTCGCGTTGGCGTCACCGCGCGTGTTGGATGTGCCGGAGCCTCGGCGGGCGGTCCTGGACGAGGCCGCCGAACGGGCGCGGGCGGTGGAGGTCGTGGTCCGGGAAACTCCCCGGAACTCGTGA
- a CDS encoding helix-turn-helix transcriptional regulator has translation MTNAAGRPNLSVDELDSTGHGSLAQLLTTGPFPEALRAAIKASRLSLDRIQHRLALRGVTISVATLSYWQSGRRRPERPESLEALRHLETVLGVPQAGLSALLGPPRPRGRRSRPTTMMPIDALWARRERVASLLTKVDTSSDVKLGRISQHDRIEIAADGGQRSVWVRQILRAEQDGPDRWALVFETEQANVLPQVVNLRNCHLGRVVEDTEANIMAAEMMFDRPLTRGETIIMEYELLFAEGHYPAGNNTFARKFRLPVREYVIEVRFDQSNLPARCQQFSVPAGDDTPSRRRNLALDAAGGVHAVALGFGPGVFGIRWEWPK, from the coding sequence ATGACCAACGCTGCCGGTCGACCCAACCTGTCCGTCGACGAACTCGACTCGACGGGCCACGGCAGTCTTGCGCAGCTTCTCACCACGGGACCGTTCCCCGAGGCGCTGAGAGCCGCGATCAAAGCGAGCAGGCTGAGTCTCGACCGCATCCAGCACCGGCTCGCGCTGCGCGGGGTCACCATCAGCGTCGCGACGCTGAGCTACTGGCAGTCCGGCCGACGCCGGCCCGAGCGACCCGAGTCGCTGGAGGCGCTGCGCCACCTGGAGACCGTGCTCGGCGTGCCGCAGGCGGGCCTGTCCGCGCTGCTCGGCCCGCCGCGCCCGCGTGGCAGGCGGTCCCGGCCGACGACGATGATGCCGATCGACGCGCTGTGGGCGCGTCGTGAGCGGGTGGCGAGCCTGCTCACGAAGGTGGACACGTCGTCGGACGTGAAGCTGGGCCGGATCAGCCAGCACGACCGGATCGAGATCGCCGCGGACGGCGGTCAGCGCTCGGTGTGGGTGCGCCAGATCCTGCGCGCCGAGCAGGACGGCCCCGACCGGTGGGCGCTGGTGTTCGAGACCGAGCAGGCCAACGTGCTGCCGCAGGTGGTGAACCTGCGCAACTGCCACCTCGGCCGCGTGGTCGAGGACACCGAGGCCAACATCATGGCCGCGGAGATGATGTTCGACCGGCCCCTGACCAGGGGCGAGACCATCATCATGGAGTACGAGCTGCTGTTCGCCGAGGGCCACTACCCGGCGGGCAACAACACCTTCGCGCGCAAGTTCCGGCTGCCGGTGCGCGAGTACGTGATCGAGGTGCGGTTCGACCAGTCGAACCTGCCCGCCCGCTGCCAGCAGTTCAGCGTGCCCGCGGGCGACGACACCCCGTCGCGGCGGCGCAACCTGGCCCTGGACGCGGCGGGTGGCGTGCACGCCGTGGCGCTGGGCTTCGGGCCCGGCGTGTTCGGCATCCGCTGGGAGTGGCCGAAGTAA
- a CDS encoding SigE family RNA polymerase sigma factor, with protein MSWDAEFTHHFDRCADSMRFTAFLLCGNHHEAEDVVQSAFLKFYLAGPKPAQGGGLDAYLRQIVVRTFLAERRRVRWKREKLTDVMPEVPAAGSLSEDRLVVWKALSAVPAKQRATLVLRYWHDLGVEETAAALGCSVGTVKSNTSRGLKALRQRLGPEFGDLWQEVSRGA; from the coding sequence GTGAGCTGGGACGCGGAGTTCACCCACCACTTCGACCGGTGCGCCGACTCGATGCGCTTCACCGCGTTCTTGTTGTGCGGCAACCACCACGAGGCCGAAGACGTGGTGCAGTCCGCGTTCCTCAAGTTCTACCTGGCCGGGCCGAAACCGGCGCAGGGCGGAGGGCTGGACGCCTACCTCCGGCAGATCGTGGTGCGCACGTTCCTGGCCGAGCGCCGCCGCGTGCGGTGGAAACGGGAGAAGCTCACCGACGTGATGCCGGAGGTGCCGGCGGCCGGGTCGTTGAGCGAAGACCGGCTGGTGGTGTGGAAGGCGCTGAGCGCCGTGCCCGCGAAGCAGCGGGCGACGCTCGTGCTGCGGTACTGGCACGACCTGGGGGTGGAGGAGACGGCCGCGGCCCTCGGATGCTCGGTGGGCACCGTGAAGAGCAACACGAGCCGCGGCCTCAAGGCGTTGCGGCAGAGGCTGGGACCGGAGTTCGGCGACTTGTGGCAGGAGGTGTCGCGCGGTGCTTGA
- a CDS encoding SDR family oxidoreductase, protein MTSDFTGRAALVTGASRGIGHGIALELLSRGASVAITSRKAEAVTAAAESLATTAGVSPDRVLAVPGNAGNADDRAQAVESTLERFGRLDVLVNNTGINPVFGALVDADLDAVRKIFDVNVVAALGFVQLAWKGWMHEHGGAVVNIASVGGLRSTGVIGAYGASKAALIRLTEELAWQLGPKVRVNAVAPAVVKTRFAEALYTGREEEAAAGYPMKRLGTPEDVARLVAFLASDAAEWITGETVRVDGGLLATGTLG, encoded by the coding sequence ATGACTTCGGACTTCACGGGCAGGGCGGCCCTGGTCACGGGCGCCAGTCGGGGCATCGGGCACGGCATCGCGCTGGAGCTGCTGTCGCGCGGCGCGTCGGTGGCGATCACGTCGCGCAAGGCGGAAGCGGTCACGGCGGCGGCCGAGTCGCTGGCCACCACAGCGGGTGTTTCACCTGATCGTGTGCTGGCGGTGCCGGGGAACGCGGGCAACGCGGACGACCGGGCGCAGGCCGTCGAGTCGACCTTGGAGCGGTTCGGGCGGCTGGACGTGCTCGTGAACAACACCGGTATCAACCCGGTGTTCGGCGCTCTGGTGGACGCGGACCTCGACGCGGTGCGGAAGATCTTCGACGTGAACGTGGTCGCCGCGCTCGGGTTCGTGCAGCTGGCGTGGAAGGGGTGGATGCACGAGCACGGCGGGGCGGTGGTGAACATCGCGTCGGTGGGTGGGCTGCGGTCGACGGGGGTGATCGGGGCGTACGGGGCGAGCAAGGCGGCGCTGATCCGGTTGACGGAGGAGCTGGCGTGGCAGCTGGGGCCGAAGGTGCGGGTGAACGCGGTCGCGCCGGCGGTGGTGAAGACCCGCTTCGCCGAGGCGCTGTACACCGGGCGTGAGGAGGAGGCGGCGGCCGGGTATCCGATGAAGCGGCTCGGGACGCCGGAGGACGTCGCGCGGCTGGTCGCGTTCCTGGCTTCGGACGCCGCCGAGTGGATCACCGGTGAGACCGTGCGGGTGGACGGCGGTCTGCTCGCCACCGGCACGCTCGGGTAG
- a CDS encoding S8 family serine peptidase translates to MLLTLGVVSPASADPTKASKGVEDKTAAQIAALQDIKRSLTEAESKVDSALVVEQRRRTNATTFTKLPALQTGVKVQSGNTVVVDIRAFKVTDDLVAAVKTAGGAIRSVSTEGRTVRAQLPLGSLTKLSARGDVRRVETAVEYKTFNKQDRKTDPAASKEDKAREIETRTREALIAPQAVKTGEGDRAHAADTARADFRVTGTGVKLCALSDGVDSLALSQAAGELPAGVEVLAGQEGSGNEGTAMLEILHDIAPNASLGFATAVNGDASFADNIRALRFQLGCDVIVDDILYFNESPFQDGVIAQAVDAVSADGALFFSSAGNEGNVADGTSGHWEGRFVDSGVGVGKFAGTAHDFNPSPDAKQVFNPLSDSSANVPVTLFWSDPLTSSFNDYDLYLANSQGNVVAFSQGVQDGSQDPYERLNTPTSAAGLRLAVVKFRGEDKYLALSALGGRFKDSSDGLKKFATPGVTRGHSAAKGAISVAAAPANNPLPFDLEPGDPANPRGPFPNAFDGTQKPERFTSDGPRRVFFAPDGTPREELRQKPDLTAADGVQTSVAGFNPFFGTSASAPNAAGIAGLVLSGNPGLAPAEVREAMTATAIDLVEAGVDNRTGAGVVRADLVLAYTGASPQPLAKAVKPSVVNDADGSQYLKPGTTATVTVPVVNSGDGMAASTSLVLTTPTAGVTIAPRSKSYGNVEVGQTVTNTFKVTVPASLGVGSAVRLDARVTFAGSTSPTTSAFTLNVGEPSRDAKTFAYAGPVVAIPDNDATGVSVEIPVSGVGRGSRIAFSIDGDTCTTTTGATTVGIDHTFVGDLVGTLTSPSGATATLFQRNGATGNNLCQVVFDDTAAQPFSSVTSALAPYTGTWRPTTPLGALLAEPVDGTWTFKVTDGAASDRGSIRSVSLKINGYV, encoded by the coding sequence GTGCTGTTGACCTTGGGCGTCGTGTCGCCCGCCTCCGCCGATCCGACCAAGGCGTCCAAGGGCGTCGAGGACAAGACCGCCGCGCAGATCGCCGCGCTGCAGGACATCAAGAGGTCGCTCACCGAAGCCGAGTCCAAAGTGGACAGCGCGCTCGTGGTCGAGCAGCGGCGCCGGACGAACGCCACCACGTTCACGAAGCTGCCCGCCCTCCAGACCGGGGTGAAGGTCCAAAGCGGAAACACCGTCGTGGTGGACATCCGCGCGTTCAAGGTCACCGACGACCTGGTGGCCGCGGTGAAGACGGCCGGTGGGGCCATCCGCTCGGTGTCCACCGAGGGCCGGACGGTCCGCGCGCAGCTGCCGCTCGGTTCGCTGACCAAGCTGTCCGCCCGCGGCGACGTGCGCCGCGTCGAGACGGCGGTCGAGTACAAGACGTTCAACAAGCAGGACCGCAAGACCGACCCGGCGGCCTCGAAGGAGGACAAGGCCCGGGAGATCGAGACCCGCACCCGCGAGGCGCTGATCGCACCGCAGGCGGTCAAGACCGGTGAGGGTGATCGGGCGCACGCGGCGGACACCGCCCGTGCCGACTTCCGCGTCACCGGCACCGGCGTGAAGTTGTGCGCGCTGTCCGACGGCGTCGACTCGCTCGCGCTCTCGCAGGCCGCCGGTGAACTGCCCGCCGGCGTCGAGGTCCTCGCCGGCCAGGAGGGCTCCGGCAACGAGGGCACCGCGATGCTGGAGATCCTCCACGACATCGCGCCCAACGCGAGCCTCGGCTTCGCCACCGCGGTCAACGGTGACGCGAGCTTCGCCGACAACATCCGCGCCCTGCGCTTCCAGCTGGGCTGCGACGTCATCGTGGACGACATCCTCTACTTCAACGAGTCGCCGTTCCAGGACGGCGTGATCGCGCAGGCCGTGGACGCGGTCAGCGCGGACGGCGCGCTGTTCTTCTCCTCCGCGGGCAACGAGGGCAACGTCGCCGACGGCACCTCGGGCCACTGGGAGGGCCGGTTCGTCGACTCCGGTGTGGGCGTCGGCAAGTTCGCCGGCACCGCGCACGACTTCAACCCCTCGCCGGACGCCAAGCAGGTGTTCAACCCGCTGTCGGACAGCTCGGCCAACGTGCCCGTGACGCTGTTCTGGTCCGACCCGCTGACCTCGTCGTTCAACGACTACGACCTGTACCTGGCGAACTCGCAGGGCAACGTGGTGGCGTTCAGCCAGGGCGTGCAGGACGGCAGCCAGGACCCGTACGAGCGGCTGAACACGCCCACGAGCGCAGCCGGTCTGCGGCTGGCCGTGGTCAAGTTCCGCGGCGAGGACAAGTACCTGGCGCTGAGCGCCCTGGGTGGTCGCTTCAAGGACTCCTCCGACGGGCTCAAGAAGTTCGCCACGCCCGGTGTGACCCGCGGCCACTCCGCGGCCAAGGGCGCGATCAGCGTGGCGGCGGCGCCGGCGAACAACCCGCTGCCGTTCGACCTGGAGCCGGGTGACCCGGCCAACCCGCGCGGCCCGTTCCCCAACGCGTTCGACGGCACGCAGAAGCCCGAGCGGTTCACCTCGGACGGTCCGCGTCGCGTGTTCTTCGCGCCCGACGGCACGCCGCGCGAGGAGCTGCGGCAGAAGCCCGACCTGACCGCCGCCGACGGCGTGCAGACCAGCGTGGCCGGCTTCAACCCGTTCTTCGGCACGTCGGCGTCCGCGCCGAACGCGGCCGGCATCGCGGGCCTGGTGCTGTCCGGCAACCCCGGCCTGGCGCCCGCCGAGGTGCGGGAGGCGATGACCGCCACCGCGATCGACCTCGTCGAAGCGGGCGTGGACAACCGGACCGGCGCGGGCGTCGTGCGCGCCGACCTGGTGCTGGCCTACACCGGCGCCTCGCCGCAGCCGCTGGCGAAGGCCGTGAAGCCGTCCGTGGTCAACGACGCCGACGGCAGCCAGTACCTGAAGCCGGGCACCACGGCCACGGTCACCGTGCCGGTGGTCAACTCCGGTGACGGCATGGCCGCGTCGACCAGCCTCGTGCTCACCACGCCCACCGCGGGTGTGACGATCGCGCCGCGGTCGAAGTCCTACGGCAACGTCGAGGTCGGCCAGACGGTCACCAACACGTTCAAGGTGACCGTGCCCGCGTCGCTGGGCGTCGGCTCGGCCGTCCGGCTGGACGCCCGGGTGACGTTCGCGGGCTCCACCTCGCCGACCACGAGCGCGTTCACGCTCAACGTCGGCGAGCCGTCCCGTGACGCGAAGACGTTCGCCTACGCCGGGCCGGTCGTGGCCATCCCGGACAACGACGCCACCGGCGTCTCGGTGGAGATCCCGGTCAGCGGCGTCGGCCGCGGCTCCAGGATCGCGTTCTCGATCGACGGCGACACCTGCACCACCACGACGGGCGCGACCACGGTCGGCATCGACCACACGTTCGTCGGGGACCTGGTCGGCACGCTGACCTCGCCGTCCGGCGCGACCGCCACGTTGTTCCAGCGCAACGGCGCGACGGGCAACAACCTGTGCCAGGTCGTGTTCGACGACACCGCCGCGCAGCCGTTCTCGTCGGTGACCAGCGCGTTGGCGCCGTACACCGGCACGTGGCGGCCCACCACCCCGCTGGGCGCGCTGCTGGCCGAGCCGGTGGACGGCACGTGGACGTTCAAGGTCACGGACGGCGCGGCGTCCGACCGCGGCTCGATCCGCTCCGTCTCGCTGAAGATCAACGGTTACGTTTAG
- a CDS encoding deoxyguanosinetriphosphate triphosphohydrolase family protein, producing the protein MHHEPVDPRTQRRSGGSATVHSDLATNPFRVDRDRVASSPFFARLGGVTQVVSSTGSGLLVHNRLTHSLKVAQAARAIAERLGTRPDVANLLEKLGGCDPDVVEAASLAHDLGHPPFGHLGEQVLDRLARHRFGLSDGFEGNAQSFRIVTTTDVRGPAAVGLDLTVAVRAAMLKYPWTRLSYPKPHPRDLPAPPRGAAEPTDGPGTGSSKFSAYVTELDDVEQSRAFYTARLEPWQQTVEASVMDTADDIAYAIHDLEDFHRVGVLQHAAVSTELNTWLEHAVELAGLSAADLAAQERRPGRSLEALRRRLHAKDSWAVDDDVFAQAVAKVRAELVDGLLAVPFDGSVEAEQAVAGFSARWTRRLVDSVGVVEEPTTRSGHVVLAVPQWHEVQVLKFVHRRFVLLRPDLALHQRGQARLLTALVEALEQWVTDRHEANRLPRRLHDLVELAGEEYAALARTDPSVLVGATGETPSGPDAVRALARGRAVVDFIASLTDNQAAALLDALSGRTGQLWTDAFVL; encoded by the coding sequence ATGCACCACGAGCCGGTCGACCCCCGAACGCAGCGCCGCTCCGGCGGGAGCGCCACCGTCCACTCGGACCTGGCCACGAACCCGTTCCGCGTGGACCGTGACCGTGTGGCGAGTTCACCGTTCTTCGCCCGGCTCGGCGGTGTGACGCAGGTCGTCAGCTCGACCGGTTCCGGGTTGCTGGTGCACAACCGGCTCACGCACAGCTTGAAGGTCGCGCAGGCGGCCCGTGCCATCGCCGAACGCCTCGGCACCCGGCCCGACGTGGCGAACCTGCTGGAGAAGCTCGGCGGCTGCGACCCGGACGTGGTGGAGGCCGCTTCGCTGGCGCACGACCTGGGGCACCCGCCGTTCGGGCACCTCGGCGAGCAGGTCCTCGACCGGTTGGCGCGGCACCGGTTCGGGTTGTCGGACGGGTTCGAGGGCAACGCCCAGTCGTTCCGGATCGTCACGACAACGGACGTGCGGGGACCGGCGGCGGTCGGGTTGGACCTGACGGTGGCGGTGCGCGCGGCGATGCTGAAGTACCCGTGGACGCGCTTGTCGTACCCGAAGCCGCACCCGAGGGACCTGCCCGCGCCGCCCCGCGGCGCGGCCGAGCCGACCGACGGGCCGGGCACCGGGTCGAGCAAGTTCTCCGCCTACGTCACCGAGCTGGACGACGTCGAGCAGTCCCGCGCGTTCTACACGGCCCGGCTGGAGCCGTGGCAGCAGACGGTCGAGGCGTCGGTCATGGACACGGCCGACGACATCGCCTACGCCATCCACGACCTGGAGGACTTCCACCGGGTGGGTGTGCTCCAGCACGCCGCGGTCTCGACCGAGCTGAACACGTGGCTGGAGCACGCGGTGGAGCTGGCGGGGTTGAGCGCCGCGGACCTCGCCGCGCAGGAACGCCGCCCGGGTCGTTCGCTGGAGGCGCTGCGGCGGCGGCTGCACGCGAAGGACTCGTGGGCGGTGGACGACGACGTGTTCGCGCAGGCCGTGGCGAAGGTGCGGGCCGAGCTGGTCGACGGTCTGCTGGCGGTGCCGTTCGACGGTTCGGTGGAGGCGGAGCAGGCCGTGGCCGGGTTCTCCGCCCGCTGGACGCGGCGCCTGGTCGACTCGGTCGGTGTGGTGGAGGAGCCGACGACCAGGTCGGGGCACGTGGTGCTGGCCGTGCCGCAGTGGCACGAGGTGCAGGTGTTGAAGTTCGTGCACCGCCGGTTCGTGCTGCTGCGGCCCGACCTGGCGTTGCACCAGCGCGGCCAGGCGCGGCTGCTCACGGCACTGGTCGAGGCGTTGGAGCAGTGGGTCACCGACCGGCACGAGGCGAACCGGTTGCCGCGCCGGCTGCACGACCTGGTGGAGCTGGCGGGGGAGGAGTACGCGGCGCTCGCGCGCACGGACCCGTCGGTCCTGGTCGGAGCGACGGGTGAGACGCCGTCCGGTCCGGACGCCGTGCGGGCGTTGGCGCGGGGCCGCGCGGTGGTCGACTTCATCGCCTCGCTCACCGACAACCAGGCCGCGGCGCTGCTCGACGCACTGTCCGGACGCACCGGTCAGCTGTGGACAGATGCGTTCGTACTGTGA